The window TCTCTTCAACTTTAACCGTCTCTCCCCTGTGGGGGAGGGGGCGGCACTGGAGACTGTGCCCACCCATGATTACCGCGATTTCCTTGAGGAGTATATGCGTGCCGCCGGCGAAAACCCGATTATGGGCTTGAAAGATAACCTGTTCAACATCATCCGGGACGAAGACGATCTCGCCCTCACAGGTGGCTGCACAGGTTTTGGCTGCGGTGCCGCCTTCAATTTCGTCTCCCTGCTACCTGACGGTGAGGTACACGCCTGCAGGAAATTCCCGTCCCTTATCGGCAATATCCATGATTCAAGCCTTGAAGAAATCTATCATTCAGAGATGGCCGGGAAGTATCGCAATGGCTCATCCGGTTGTAACGGTTGCAGAGTCAGGAGATTTTGCGGAGGCTGTCTGGCGGTGGTTCAGGGAAGCGGGGGAGATCCCTTCATCGACATAGATCCCTATTGTTTTATCTCTGCCTGAAAAGGACTTTCAAGGCCAGGTGTGAAACGTCGAGTCAGAAAGAGGCCCTGGTTTTGCTCCAGCAAGGTTTTCAGGTGCGCCGATTCTTCCTCTACTCTTGATAACATTTTAATCTATCAAGCTATAGACATCATTGGTCAGTACCTCATAGGCACTCAAGCATCTCATCGGTACATCCCCCCGTATACCCTTCATCACATGGTATAATGGCTGGGAGGAAATGACAGTTAAAGGGGTGAGAGTAAGATCAGACAACATGGTGAGCATAGCCAAGCCCACCCCGAAAAGGACCGCGCTCATGGGTTCAGGGAGCTCGCGGGTTTCAACAGAGTAGACTCTTATGTTGACATCTGTTGGTGGTTGAGAGTCTGAAATCTGAACACGGAGAACATCATTCCATTCAGTGCCATTATATTCTGGTTGAATCACGTAATTAGATATTGAGGCACCGTTAACTGAAGGCCCCAGCGGACTAATCTCTGCTACAAAACCTCGATCAGCAGATGACGGCCCTAAAGTGTAACCAGCCCAGTCTCCTGGCTGCAAGGTTACGTTGAAATCTGTTACAACTGGTAAGCTGGAAACATCATAAACTCTTATGTTCACGTCTGTTGGTGCAATTTGTTTGCTTATCTCGACGTGAGGGTGCTGGACTTTAATGAAGTGACCAGACGGTGAACGTGCGTCATGACACACTTTTGTTACCGAACAGTATATGTCAAATACAACAGAATTGACAATGTTTGGCCTTAACAGGCTGTTAGTATTTGGAATGTTTGGCGAAGAGAACACTGTACGAAGGTTTCTCTCTAATCCCCTATTTCTCAGTCGATTTTTATTGTTCCGACAACTTCAAATTCAGCTGGAGCAGGTAATTTCCGACGGACTATGATGATCTCCCCGGAAGCTGGGTAAACTCCTGTGAGTGCCGTGATGTTGACTTGATGAGTGACGAGCACAGTGACCCCTTGCAAATCCTGATTGCCCAGCCATTGTTTCAGCTGCGCCGTCTGCGCGTACCCTTTTTGATATTCACGGAAAAAGGAATTAATAGCGGGGAGTTCTACAACCTTTCCAAGTTCAAGCAACCTGGCTGTTTCCATGCACCTGCACCACTGGCTCGAAAACACACTGGCCTGCGAAATACCGTTTTGATGGAATTGTTCAGAGATTCTTTTCGCCTGTCTCCGTCCTTCGTCAGAAAGGTTGCGCTGGGTTTGACATTCACCAAGAGCAAATTCAGGGGGATCTCCCGTGCCTGGTGCAATGGCATGCCGTATAAAGGCAAAATGGTCGGGCTGCTTCAAGCTGTTCCACAACTGTCGAGTGGCCTCAGACGAAAGGCAAACCTCGGGCAATAAAATTGCCAGGATCAATAGGCAGAATGAGACTGCTCCCCTTGTTTTCTTGTTTCTCATGGTACTGTACCTCCTCTGCTTCCTCTGGCTTTCCCCTCGGTGTGAATTGATCCCGGGAGTTCAATGGAGTCGGCAACTCCAGAACACGAACTTCAGCAGGTCCTGGTCAGGCACATCAACTCAGGGCGCTTGCTATATATTATGCCACACAAATCTTTCTTCAAGGCAAGGTCGGACATCGCTTTTAAAAACAGGTTTTACTGGCTCATCAGTATGAGTTGTTCGCCAAGTCAGTGGCGGTGGCTGCTCCTCCCACATATTGAAAAATGTGGGGCTACAGCTCTCACATTTCAATTTGAGACATTGCTTACGAATCGTTATAATTGTTAGGCAACCTTTTGCGGTTGCCACTGTCCCCAAGCATGATCTGCTGACAGCTGTTGGGGCAGATTTATAAGGTTCCACAACTCTTCCACATTATCAGGGGAAAACAATGCTCAATTTCCACCTCACATCGGAACAACTTTCTCTCCAGAAAAAAGCACAGGAGTTTGCTCTAAAAGAAGTATTGCCAGTGGCATGGTATTACGACAAAAAGGACGAAACTCCTTTGCCCGTCATCAGGAAGGCATTTGAAGAAGGTTTTGCAGGTGCCGATATTCCAAAGGAGTATGGTGGTAAAGGATTGAGCCTGATTGATTCAGCCATTATCACTGAGGAAATCGCTGCCGCCTGTCCGGGGTTGGCAACATCGATATTCGATTCATCGCTGGGAATGGAGCCTCTGCTCCTGTCAAACAATGAGAAGGCAAAAAGGAAATATCTCCCCAAAATAGCCTGCGACTTCAAACTTGCGGCCTTCGCAACGTCCGAGCCCACCATGGGGTCTGATGTTGCGGGGATAAGCTGCCAGGCACGGCAGGATGGTAATGACTTTATCCTTAACGGGACGAAATACTGGATAACCAATGGTGGAATTGCAGATTACATCTCTGTTTTTGCCACCGTAGACTCGAAAACGCGTCACAAGGGAATCTGCGCCTTCTTTGTAGAAACTTTATGGGAAGGGGTAACGCGGGGAAGGCCTATTCCCAAGATGGGTCAACGTTGTTCAAATACGGTTGGTGTTCATTTTGAAAATGTCAGGGTCCCTGCCGAAAACGTTATCGCCCTGCCGGGAGAGGGATTTGTACTGGCTATGAAGACCTTTGCCAGGACCCGGCCAATTATCGGTTCCTTCGGGGTGGGTGCTGCCAGGGCGGCACTGGAGTATTCTCTCGATTATGTGAAAAAACGCCATGCTTTCGGCATGCCCATTGCCAACTTCCAGGCGATTCAGTTCAAACTCTCAGAGATGTTTCAGAAAGTCGAGACCTCAAGGCTTCTCACCTGGAAGGCGGCCTGGGAATCAGATCAGGGGCTGGATGGCACTGTAAGCGCTTCGACAAGTAAGCTCTATGCCTCTGAAACAGCCCTGGAGGTTGTTAATGAAGCCCTGCAGATTTTCGCAGGCTATGGATATACTGAGATGTTCCCTATTGAGAAGTTGCTGCGGGACGTCAGGTTGTTGCGGATATACGAGGGGACCAGCGAGATACAGAGAATGATTCTGGCCGATTATCTCATGAAGAAATATGAATCGAGGCAGCCCCGCCTCGAGGATCTAGCTCTTCACAGAGATCATGATCCTCTCGATCCTGACTCTGCTGTTCACAGTAAAGGGGTCTGGCGATGCAGGATTTGCGGTTACGTACATTATAATGACTCAGCCCCTGAAAAGTGCCCCTACTGCTTTTTTCCTGAAAAGGCTTTCAAGGAAATCACTACCTGACAGGAAAGGTGCGATCCTACGTACCGCATTGATAAAAGATCAGGGAAATTATTGAAGTCAGTATGTTCGACCACAGGGGTTGGGAAACACTTGAAGCATGCTTGTAAGCTAAATCGTGGTCCATTCATTTGAGTGCTGAGACTCTTCCCAGGTTCCCCCAGGCAATAGCTCTTTCCTCTAGAAGGTTCTCCAGCCAGTCCGGATCCATTTCAGGTACCGATGCGGGCAGAAGCTGGGGCAACCGTAGTAGGATTGATAGTAGTTCGACTCTGATATCTACCATGAATTTTAAAAACCTCATTCAGGATGTGCTGAGGATACCGCTTTCTTTGTTTTTGCCAGGTCAGAAATCGTGGTCTGTTCCGGGATTCCATGTCACAAGTTGTGAATAAACTGAAAGTTGCCTTTTAAGTACTGTGCGGCAGCATTCTCCGGAGGGAAATAGCGGGCCAGTGATGGCTTTATTACACTCAGGCAATTCAACTTTCTGGAGTTATTACGAGTATTATCATTACCACCCTGCTTTTTCTTTCCCTCTCTTCAACGGGCCCCGATTGCAAAGAGCCTGATCGCTTGGATGAAAATACGGCGGTCAGTTTCTCTTTTCCTCAGCCTTTCGAAGGGTGAGGAGGGTGGCGAAGAGTTTAAGGGGCTTGAGCTGTTAGATGATAACTGTTTGTGGTAATATGAATTTTTCGTCGTTGAATGAACGCTCAGGATAGTGCTGGTGGCGCTTCAAAGCGTACTCCTCTCTCTTCATCCAGCAGAGTTTCAGGCGGATTGAGATGAATTATGGAAGTGGTGCGGTGCAGCCTGACCCACCTTGTCCGCGTTCCTGTTACAGGACATGCTTTTATCAAACGAACCAACTACAACTTCATTGAGGATCATGCCAATATGTTCCGTTCCTGTATCATTCTTATAGTTTTCATGCTGTTCACCGATATATACCCATTGCCGTCCGTCCATGCCGATGAACAGCAACCGCACGCAGTGGTTTTTATGTATCACCGTTTTGGCGAAGCACAATACCCAAGCACCAATGTCACCATTGAACAGTTTGAGCAGCAGCTCAATTATCTGAAGGAAAACAATTTTACCGTACTGCCACTGGAAGAGATTGTTGAGGCGATTCAGCAGCGGCAGCCACTGCCGGAGAACAGTGTCGCTATCACCATTGATGATGCGTATCGCTCCGTTTATGAAGTTGCCTATCCCCGTCTTCAGGCGATGAACTTTCCATTCACCGTTTTTGTAGCAACCGGCAGTGTCGACGAAAAAAATCCGGCCATCATGAGCTGGCAGCAAATTCGCGAAATGCATAACAATGGGGTAACTTTCGCCAATCATACGGAAAAACATGAATATCTTGTCCGGAGACAGCAGGATGAGTCGGTAATGGAATGGACCCAACGAATTACCGCAAGCATAGAGACGGCTCAGCGTCGCCTCCAGGAGGAGCTCGGCCACGCACCTATGCTCTTTGCATACCCGTATGGTGAGTATTCTCATGAAGTAATGGATATAGTGGAAAAGCTCGGTTACACAGCCTTTGGTCAGCATTCCGGAGGAATGGGTATATTCAGTAACCAGTTGGCTCTCCCGCGTTTTCCCATAGCAGAGGCTTTTGCAGATCTTGGCTCATTTCGAACAAAAGCCAGATCACTTCCCCTTCCTGTCATTCAGCAGGAGCCTGTGAACCCATTGACCAGTGAAAGCAGGCCCGAACTCACCATAACTCTCACCCCTGCGGATGCGAACCTTGAGCAGCTTGCCTGTTATTTCGGTGCAGACCGGATGCAAATAGAGTGGCTCATACCGAACGAGAAATTCAGCATCCAGGCAACAAAAGACCTGCCCTCCGGTCGGTCACGGTATAATTGTACCGCACCGAATATGGCCGGTAATCGATATTATTGGTTGAGCCACCAATGGATTTCAATTCATTAACCAGCGGCCTTTGTCAGTTGGAGGCTTTAGGGATTTTCGACAACATTTTACCCTGGCGCATCGCTTGATTCACAACCCTGGTACTTGTCGGCAGTTCACTGCTCATGGCTAAAACAGATAATGAATACCGAGGTGGAGATAATCACGATCATCACCGCCAGCATCCACTATCATATCACCAGCAAAGAATCGGGCGATGTAACCGGTCAGCAGGAGGTTGGGATTAATAAGGTAACGGGCGGACAACTGCACCTGATGGCCGAGCCAGGAGGATTCACTTGAGCCTGCCGAGGCTGTGATGCCGTTTGGTTTGGAGTAAAATGCATCGCTTGTGTCAGCTCGCCACTGGAATCCACATCCAAGAGTGATAATCGCCCCATCCCCGAAATTATAGCCAATATTAGGTTGTACATAGATCAAGTTGAATGGTTGAATATCACGGGCGTAGCCAAAGAAGGGTGTTGCAAAAACATGATTGTAGAAGGTGTTCAATTCGCTGTCATCCGGGTCATCATCTCCTGAAAAATACGCAGTCTTCAGACCGATGATCGGCGTGTCAGGCTGTGGGTAGAGACCATATCGAATTTCGCCAAACCCAGCGAAGGAGTGTATGGAGCTGCCACCAGGGCGATCCTCATATTCGCCAAACTGATACGCCAGATAATAGTCTAGGCCTAGTTGGTCTGTGGTCGATAATGGACGTTGAAGCTGTCGCTCAAGATTGATAGGCTGATTGAGCCTCAACAACAGGGTATGGCGTTGCTCGTCGTGTCGACCCGCTCCACCCTGCTGAAACTGCCTGTCCTTCAGGTCCCAGCCAAAGTAGGAACAATTCAGGCTGAGCAGGGATTTTGCAAAGCGGAACCCACCCGTTGCTCCCCAGAAATACTCACCGGTACCTGACATAGAGAAACTCTCGTCAGAAAAGTCTACATATTCGGCTACAAATAGATCGAGTTTGACGAATTCCTTATCTATCCAGCCGACTCGCAGCCCATCGTAATGCTGTCGTATATTGTTACCCTCTCCAACATTGATAAAGAGATTTGCAGCTTCAATAAGCTGTCGCCCTAATCTGACAACGACTCGTTCCTTTTCATCGATAAGAAAACGTCGGCCTATGAAGAGTTCCCACGCATTGATATCTGCTTCATCAGCCGTTTTTTCCCCTCCTTCCCGGTTATCAACTACTCCGTATCCAAACTGGCCAAACAGACGCCACTTCCTGGTGAGGTGCAAATCTCCGTGGATGGCTGCCCGGAGTTGTAGAGCGTCCTGGTAGCCAATGTCGGAAAGGCTCATATCCTTTTCGTCGTAGATTTCGTAGGCTAAACGCAGTTCCCCGCCAAGGTTGAGATAACTCTCATTGTTGTGGCCAATCGGGATGTTTTTGAGCGGGCTCCAGAAATAACTGGTTGGTGAGATCTCCGGGTAGGTGAGTGGAGTTGAATTTCCAAATGTAGACCAATCCTCACTCCACCTGGCGCGTGGGATTGGTGGTGGTATAGCTTGTTGCCGATTGTGGTAGCTTTCCGTTTGTATATCAGGAGCTTCTTCGGCTTGGGACGGAACAGCAATAACAATGTGTGAACTACAACCAAGGACCAGAATCAGGACGAGTTTTCGAACACTGGTGCCAGCGTAGTGCATATTATTCTACAACCCACTCTTGAGCCTGTTTCGCATGACAGATGCGGCAGGCTTCAGGAGCTGTCACCACGTGCTGTTCGGCATTGTATTTTTTATGACAACCAATGCATCTCGTGTGGAGCACATTTGCGCGGTGTTCAAGTAAGTCATCAGCGGTAGAACTATTCATGGCGATTGTGCCACGAATCAATCCCTCACCATCGTGGCAATCAGCGCAGCTATATGATTCATCCGGATCATAGTTGTCAACAGGTTCGTGGTCGCTGTCATGGTGACAATCGCCACAGCCATCTGCATACTCTTCGATGTGCTTGGCGTGTTGAAACGATACGGACCCGGTGTAGGTTGAGGGGTGGATATCGTCTGTTCTGCCACCATCAACGGAGCCGTCGAATTCAATGGCCTCCGGGTAATCATCCTGGGCGATTACTGCCCCACACAGTGTAAAGAAGATAAGAGAAAAGCATATCAATATGGCCTGGGCACGCATCCTTTTCCCCTCCTAATAGTCTATATGGCGTCTGCCATAGGCGTGTGTTTTCAGGTTCCAGAATGTCACCGGGTCCGGCTTTTTCCCTTCGAAACCATCTCCTAATGTGGCGAGGGTGTATGGGCAAACATTCATGCAGTTTGAACAGGGAGCACCCGACTCGGACCACCAGCGAGAGCACTTTTTGCCATCAGCATACCATTTGAGAGCTCCGGGATTGCCACAGGGCATTGCAGCTTGCGGTGGTTTGAAGGAGCGCTTTTTATCAGGGCAGATTGCACCTGAGGGACATTCGACCGCACAAATACCACAATCTTCACAATATTCTGTGACCCCAAAGCTTATAGGTTTATCAGGCTGAAGTGGCAGGTTGGTCAGAACTTTATCAATCCGAACATGGGGTCCCCACTCCGGGGTGATCAGATAGCCCAGGCGACCCAATTCGCCCAAACCTGCATCAATGGCGAGCGGGACGCTCATTGCAGTGCTGTTCATGCAGGGAATAGCGACGTAGCCGAGAGAGCGAATTGCCTGGGCGAGAGCCACTGCTGTCAAACCTCCCTGAGCATATCCCTGGTTAGTACTTGCAACGGATGGAATGGAGGAGGGGGCCAACTGGGTTAGTGCCCGGGGTTGGACGTTAATGATGACGATCGCATATTGAACGCTCTCCGGTAGTATAAATTCACTCTTCGTCTCGCTCGGCTGTGGAGTATCTTTGAATACGATATGTTTAATTTCTGGTGGGCCTGGATCAAGCCCGTTCAGACAGACAGTATCAAATACCCAGCGACGGTCGATTTTGGTTATGCCAACCTTGTCTGCGCCGGCATAGGAAGCGATGATTTTAATCTTCTTGGTGAGGTCGTCAATCTCGCTGACCGGCAATGGGGTTGTGGTCAGCTTTTCAGGTAATTTTTTCGGTAGCCATCCTAAATACCCCTTGTTTTCACGATTTTCCCCGTATGGGCCGATAATCTCGTTCCAGGTTGTCATGGCGACATTCAGGGCATAGTACATTCGTGCTTCGTGCGGGTTTTGGACCGGCCAACCATGACCAACTGTTCCCTCTTTGATATTGCCGATCATATTGGCAGCCATAGCCCAGGCGGAGGAGCCTTTCAGCTCCTCTGAAACAATTTTAAAGGCCATGTTTTCACTGCCATATCGTTTCAGGTCAGCTGTGCACTGGTATATTTCGGCGGCTGTTTGATCCCGCTGCTTTACCGTAAATTGTGGAAAGGGAACATTCCGCTGTGAGATAGAGGCAGCCTGCGCATGGTTCACCTTCCACATTTCTCCAAGAGAGGCTGCAGCAGAGACTGTGGCTATGAATTGGAGAAATCGTCGCCTTGATAAGTTTCTAATGCTACTTTGGAAAATGCTCATGGCAGTCTCCCTGTTGAACATGTTTGGAAGCGGAATCGTTATCTGAGATGGTAGGGACTACAGTACAAGTTTATCCTAAAAAAAATTCTATTACAGGCATTCCTGGATAAACAGGATAGTCGTGTTACGCGGCAGGGTATTGGTGTTGCCTAACAGGCGTCAGGTAGCAATCAAATTTTTACGACCTGACTTGACGTCAGACTTTTTTTATATCTGCCACCACAGATAAGACGATCAGTTACTGAAGCTTGTTTGTTATGTGTATCTGCTTCAGATCGCCTTTTGCTGCTTTTTCTTCCTATCAAATTGAAGTGGTAAGCCGGTGCTCGTGAGAGTCAGGTAAAAATCCGAATCCCTTTGGTACGAGGTAAGTGCAAGATTAGCGCCGTTATGACAGCAGTGCTGTGTGGTTGAGTGAGTAAGAAGTCAGCAGAATAGTACAATAATCCCTGTGCGGCATTTGGATCACTAAGTGACTTTAAATCGCGGGCAAGCCCCCCTCCTCAGGCAATAGCTCTTTTCTCAAGGAGGTTGTCCAGCCAATCCGGGTCAATTACAGGTGCCGATGGGAGCAGGCGTCGGGTGTAATCGTGGTGAGATTGATGGGAGTTCGACTCTGATCTGCTCCCTGGTACTTAGTTGCCGCTCTCCAAATACGGCCATTAATAACTTAGTACCCTGACATCATCAGCAAAGAGCGCAGGCCAGGTAACGTCTGAGCCTCCCACCACCACACCGTCGAGAATATCCTCCGGGGTCAGACGACCGACATTTTTCATACACATCGGGCAGATTATGACCTTGCCTCCAGCATCGATAAATGCCTGAAGCATTTCCTGCGTGGATTGACCATTGATGTGCTTATGGTGGGGAAGGTTTTTGTCGGCAATTCGAACTCCTTCCACGTTGAGAAAAATTGTGACCGGAATCTTTTTCTGTTTCAGTACCCTGGTGCTGAAGGTTATTGCCATGGCGGCCCTGTTAATTTCATCGCTGCTCAGGTTCACAAAAAGTTTCTTTTCAGACTCCGCTGCAAATGCTCCCTGGGATAAACAGCTGAGAAGAACTGAGACAATAATCACAAGCCCTGTAAATTTTTTCATCAAACCCTCCACTTGACCATGTTTATATGAGTTTCGTTCCATCTGATCAGGAACCCCGAGCACAGATTTTCGATATAAAGCGAGGCAATTTGACCGCTCATCATGACTAGAGATAATGGCTGTATGTTGAAAACAAGAGGCCCGTCTCCTTGCCGACGGGGGTTCTGTTGAGATTTCAGGAAATCGCGACAGAGAGCCATAACCAAGAGGAGAGGTCATGAAATAGGATAGCATATCTGTCGGTCTGGATGTGCATAAAGAGTCAATCGATATCGCGTCAGCTGATGGTGGTCGTACTGGTGAAGTTCGACCTTATGGTGTATTGGTGGCGACCTTGAATCGCTCCACAAGGTAATCGGTGAGCTGCAGAGCAAAGCTGTGATGCTTCATTGAGCTTATGAAGCAGGTCCTTGCGGGGACGAAATCTGCCGTTTTTTGAAAAAGAAAGGACGTGATTGATCGTGGTCGCTCCTTCAATGAGACCCTGTGAAAACGGTGAACGAATCAAGAAACAAATACGGGTCAGGTTGAACCACCCTCATTTTACCGCACACTTTTATTTAGCATCAATTAGTTACTCGGGCGTGTGCCTGTGACCAGCAGGAGAAAGCCCTGCCACGCCTCCTCAGGCAATAGCTCTTTCCTCAAGGAGGTTGTCCAGCCAATCCGGGTCCATCTCCGGTACCGATGAGAGCAGGAGCCGGGTGTAATCGTGGTGAGGAGGCTTAAGTATGTCGCTCTTTATGCCCTGTTCGACGATTCGTCCCCGGTACATGACTATGATTTCATCGGCAATTGCCTTGACCGTGGCCAGATCATGGGTGATAAAAAGATACGACATGCCAAGTTCGTTTTGCAATCGTCTGAGAAGGTTAAGAATTCCCTCTGCAACCAATTGATCCAGTGCTGAGGTAACCTCGTCGCAGATAATAAGATCGGGATTGGCGGCAAGTGCTCTCGCGATACAGACCCGCTGTTTCTCTCCACCTGAAAGCTCAGCAGGATAACGGTTCATATACTTTTCAGGAAGCTCTACCATGCTGAGCAATTCCTTGATCCTCGCCGTGGCTTCTTTACCTTTCATGCCAAAATAAAAAGACAAGGGGCGGCCGATGATTCTTTGTATTTTCTGGCGGGGATTAAGTGCAACATCCGGCATCTGGTAGATCATCTGGAGACGCCTGAGGCAGTCCCGGTCCCGTGAAGCAAGGTCCGGTGACAGGGTGTCACCACTAAATGTGATACGACCGCTGTTTGCCGGGAGCAGGCCGGTGATAATTCTCGCCACGGTGGTTTTTCCGCTACCAGATTCTCCAACCACAGCCACGGTTTTCCGTCGTCTTACCTTCAGGTTAATGTCTTCTACGATGTTGTTGTTTTTCTGATATCCGGCAGAGACATTGCTGATTTTGAGAACGACATCGGGATCGTTTTGGTTCCTGATTTTTTCTTCACCCGAAGATCGTACTGCCAGAAGTTGCCTGGTATATTCCTTTTCCGGATGTTCGAGCATCCGGCGGGCCGGACCCTCCTCAACAAGGTTGCCATGCCGCAGAACCATTATGCGATCGGCAAGCTGGGCAACTACCGCCAGATCATGGGTGATATATATGGCTCCGGTGTTCATTTCGCTGATAACATCTTTGATTGCAACCAGCACCTCAATCTGGGTGGTGACGTCGAGAGCCGTGGTGGGTTCATCAAAAATGATAATATCCGGATCTGTGGCCATTGCCATTGCCACCATTGCCCGCTGTAACTGCCCGCCTGAGACCTGGTGTGGATAACGAAAGCCAATATTTTCAGGATCAGGAAGATCCAGCCGTTTATAAAGATCTATGGCTTTTTCCACCGCATCTTTATAGGACATGATTCCGTGTTGAACAGGGCCTTCAGCAAATTGATCAATGAGCTTGTGAGCGGGGTTAAAAGAGGCGGCAGCACTTTGAGCCACGTATGAGATCCGTGAGCCACGAAGGTTGATTTTTTCTTTGTCAGAAAGAGAGAGCAGGTTTTGGCCGTCAAAATTGATAGTACCCGAAGCTAAACGACAGCCGGTCTGGGCATATCCCATGCATGACAGCCCCAGGGTGGATTTGCCGGCACCAGACTCACCGATAAGACCCAGAACCTCACCCCGCATCAGTTTCAGGTCCATGTTATGAACAATAGGTTTCCAGTGTTCCCCGT of the Desulfosediminicola ganghwensis genome contains:
- a CDS encoding histidine phosphatase family protein, which gives rise to MKQPDHFAFIRHAIAPGTGDPPEFALGECQTQRNLSDEGRRQAKRISEQFHQNGISQASVFSSQWCRCMETARLLELGKVVELPAINSFFREYQKGYAQTAQLKQWLGNQDLQGVTVLVTHQVNITALTGVYPASGEIIIVRRKLPAPAEFEVVGTIKID
- a CDS encoding acyl-CoA dehydrogenase family protein, whose product is MLNFHLTSEQLSLQKKAQEFALKEVLPVAWYYDKKDETPLPVIRKAFEEGFAGADIPKEYGGKGLSLIDSAIITEEIAAACPGLATSIFDSSLGMEPLLLSNNEKAKRKYLPKIACDFKLAAFATSEPTMGSDVAGISCQARQDGNDFILNGTKYWITNGGIADYISVFATVDSKTRHKGICAFFVETLWEGVTRGRPIPKMGQRCSNTVGVHFENVRVPAENVIALPGEGFVLAMKTFARTRPIIGSFGVGAARAALEYSLDYVKKRHAFGMPIANFQAIQFKLSEMFQKVETSRLLTWKAAWESDQGLDGTVSASTSKLYASETALEVVNEALQIFAGYGYTEMFPIEKLLRDVRLLRIYEGTSEIQRMILADYLMKKYESRQPRLEDLALHRDHDPLDPDSAVHSKGVWRCRICGYVHYNDSAPEKCPYCFFPEKAFKEITT
- a CDS encoding polysaccharide deacetylase family protein: MEVVRCSLTHLVRVPVTGHAFIKRTNYNFIEDHANMFRSCIILIVFMLFTDIYPLPSVHADEQQPHAVVFMYHRFGEAQYPSTNVTIEQFEQQLNYLKENNFTVLPLEEIVEAIQQRQPLPENSVAITIDDAYRSVYEVAYPRLQAMNFPFTVFVATGSVDEKNPAIMSWQQIREMHNNGVTFANHTEKHEYLVRRQQDESVMEWTQRITASIETAQRRLQEELGHAPMLFAYPYGEYSHEVMDIVEKLGYTAFGQHSGGMGIFSNQLALPRFPIAEAFADLGSFRTKARSLPLPVIQQEPVNPLTSESRPELTITLTPADANLEQLACYFGADRMQIEWLIPNEKFSIQATKDLPSGRSRYNCTAPNMAGNRYYWLSHQWISIH
- a CDS encoding alginate export family protein, whose protein sequence is MHYAGTSVRKLVLILVLGCSSHIVIAVPSQAEEAPDIQTESYHNRQQAIPPPIPRARWSEDWSTFGNSTPLTYPEISPTSYFWSPLKNIPIGHNNESYLNLGGELRLAYEIYDEKDMSLSDIGYQDALQLRAAIHGDLHLTRKWRLFGQFGYGVVDNREGGEKTADEADINAWELFIGRRFLIDEKERVVVRLGRQLIEAANLFINVGEGNNIRQHYDGLRVGWIDKEFVKLDLFVAEYVDFSDESFSMSGTGEYFWGATGGFRFAKSLLSLNCSYFGWDLKDRQFQQGGAGRHDEQRHTLLLRLNQPINLERQLQRPLSTTDQLGLDYYLAYQFGEYEDRPGGSSIHSFAGFGEIRYGLYPQPDTPIIGLKTAYFSGDDDPDDSELNTFYNHVFATPFFGYARDIQPFNLIYVQPNIGYNFGDGAIITLGCGFQWRADTSDAFYSKPNGITASAGSSESSWLGHQVQLSARYLINPNLLLTGYIARFFAGDMIVDAGGDDRDYLHLGIHYLF
- a CDS encoding cytochrome c3 family protein, with translation MRAQAILICFSLIFFTLCGAVIAQDDYPEAIEFDGSVDGGRTDDIHPSTYTGSVSFQHAKHIEEYADGCGDCHHDSDHEPVDNYDPDESYSCADCHDGEGLIRGTIAMNSSTADDLLEHRANVLHTRCIGCHKKYNAEQHVVTAPEACRICHAKQAQEWVVE
- a CDS encoding reductive dehalogenase produces the protein MSIFQSSIRNLSRRRFLQFIATVSAAASLGEMWKVNHAQAASISQRNVPFPQFTVKQRDQTAAEIYQCTADLKRYGSENMAFKIVSEELKGSSAWAMAANMIGNIKEGTVGHGWPVQNPHEARMYYALNVAMTTWNEIIGPYGENRENKGYLGWLPKKLPEKLTTTPLPVSEIDDLTKKIKIIASYAGADKVGITKIDRRWVFDTVCLNGLDPGPPEIKHIVFKDTPQPSETKSEFILPESVQYAIVIINVQPRALTQLAPSSIPSVASTNQGYAQGGLTAVALAQAIRSLGYVAIPCMNSTAMSVPLAIDAGLGELGRLGYLITPEWGPHVRIDKVLTNLPLQPDKPISFGVTEYCEDCGICAVECPSGAICPDKKRSFKPPQAAMPCGNPGALKWYADGKKCSRWWSESGAPCSNCMNVCPYTLATLGDGFEGKKPDPVTFWNLKTHAYGRRHIDY
- a CDS encoding DsrE family protein, which gives rise to MKKFTGLVIIVSVLLSCLSQGAFAAESEKKLFVNLSSDEINRAAMAITFSTRVLKQKKIPVTIFLNVEGVRIADKNLPHHKHINGQSTQEMLQAFIDAGGKVIICPMCMKNVGRLTPEDILDGVVVGGSDVTWPALFADDVRVLSY
- a CDS encoding ABC transporter ATP-binding protein; the protein is MAHLLDLKQHQPLLSIKQLNIEGYDGEHWKPIVHNMDLKLMRGEVLGLIGESGAGKSTLGLSCMGYAQTGCRLASGTINFDGQNLLSLSDKEKINLRGSRISYVAQSAAASFNPAHKLIDQFAEGPVQHGIMSYKDAVEKAIDLYKRLDLPDPENIGFRYPHQVSGGQLQRAMVAMAMATDPDIIIFDEPTTALDVTTQIEVLVAIKDVISEMNTGAIYITHDLAVVAQLADRIMVLRHGNLVEEGPARRMLEHPEKEYTRQLLAVRSSGEEKIRNQNDPDVVLKISNVSAGYQKNNNIVEDINLKVRRRKTVAVVGESGSGKTTVARIITGLLPANSGRITFSGDTLSPDLASRDRDCLRRLQMIYQMPDVALNPRQKIQRIIGRPLSFYFGMKGKEATARIKELLSMVELPEKYMNRYPAELSGGEKQRVCIARALAANPDLIICDEVTSALDQLVAEGILNLLRRLQNELGMSYLFITHDLATVKAIADEIIVMYRGRIVEQGIKSDILKPPHHDYTRLLLSSVPEMDPDWLDNLLEERAIA